In one Prosthecochloris aestuarii DSM 271 genomic region, the following are encoded:
- a CDS encoding class I SAM-dependent methyltransferase produces MLQLKTASAEALCNMRIRKDFPPEWKTVDELEKATDTIVELFLNERFEVSKSLGPGFLIPELIDRSIRTDDQEIMDNPAVASGEKLAMIRSLDRLNSMMMIYPHHIDLIEPFVRTVAAKKKRPATILELAGGAGGLALALAEEIKKGNLHAEIKGSDIIAEYVDAANEAAEKNNLPATFSLIDALTSDHAGDTEVDIILISQSLHHFTPGQIAVMIEKSRSWGASFFLALDGHRSPELLCGVPLMAMLQGKKNFMLDGYTSARKFYSEAELQIIAETATRKGNYSITFSWPLTVLSVAFG; encoded by the coding sequence ATGCTTCAACTGAAAACAGCTTCTGCTGAAGCGCTCTGTAACATGAGAATCCGAAAGGATTTCCCGCCGGAATGGAAAACGGTCGATGAACTCGAAAAAGCGACTGATACAATAGTCGAACTCTTTCTCAATGAGCGTTTCGAGGTTTCAAAATCGCTTGGTCCCGGTTTTCTGATCCCCGAACTGATTGACCGTTCGATCCGTACCGATGACCAGGAGATCATGGATAACCCTGCCGTAGCATCCGGGGAAAAGCTTGCTATGATCAGATCGCTCGACAGGCTTAACAGCATGATGATGATCTATCCTCACCACATTGACCTTATCGAACCCTTCGTCAGAACAGTAGCTGCAAAGAAAAAGCGACCGGCTACAATACTCGAACTGGCAGGCGGAGCCGGAGGACTGGCGCTGGCGCTGGCTGAAGAGATAAAAAAAGGCAATCTTCATGCTGAAATCAAGGGATCGGATATCATCGCCGAGTACGTGGATGCCGCAAACGAAGCAGCAGAAAAAAACAACCTGCCGGCCACGTTCTCTCTCATCGATGCTCTGACGTCGGACCATGCCGGTGATACGGAGGTTGACATTATACTCATCTCCCAGAGCCTGCACCACTTCACGCCCGGACAGATCGCCGTCATGATCGAAAAAAGCCGCTCGTGGGGCGCATCGTTTTTCCTGGCCCTCGACGGTCACCGAAGTCCCGAGCTGCTTTGCGGAGTCCCTTTGATGGCAATGCTTCAGGGTAAAAAAAATTTCATGCTTGACGGCTACACTTCAGCACGAAAATTTTACAGCGAAGCGGAACTCCAGATCATTGCCGAAACAGCGACTCGAAAGGGAAACTACAGCATCACGTTCAGTTGGCCTTTAACTGTCCTTTCGGTAGCATTTGGCTGA
- a CDS encoding ArsR/SmtB family transcription factor, giving the protein MINSKNDLCQSRCFHPELVSRVKESVHDDALLQDLSQLFRVLGDHTRIRILDALSHAELCVCDLSALLEMNQSAISHQLRLLRAAKIVKSRKEGKNVYYSLDDMHIQALMMLGLEHVMES; this is encoded by the coding sequence ATGATAAACTCCAAAAATGATCTGTGTCAGAGCCGCTGTTTTCATCCTGAGCTGGTTTCCAGGGTAAAGGAGTCGGTTCATGACGATGCACTGCTTCAGGATCTTTCGCAGTTGTTTCGTGTACTTGGTGATCATACGCGAATCAGGATTCTTGATGCACTCTCTCATGCAGAACTTTGTGTCTGTGATCTCAGCGCTCTGCTTGAGATGAATCAGTCCGCAATTTCCCACCAGTTGCGTTTATTGCGTGCAGCTAAAATTGTGAAATCCCGAAAAGAGGGCAAAAACGTCTACTATAGTCTCGATGATATGCATATCCAGGCATTAATGATGCTGGGTTTGGAGCATGTTATGGAGTCATGA
- a CDS encoding flavodoxin family protein: MSDTPEIIALVGSYRKGGMNDQIVDAILAGARERGARIRKIYLSDREISFCSNCRSCTQREGRERGICVIDDGMEKLLQEAEHANGLILASPVNAGTVTAVMKRFIERLIGYTWWPWGAAAPKVRRAERTRHAVLVVTSAAPSIMARLGGSAKALAELKGAARLLGAAVSGVLWVGLAARSEHQQISRRAVQKAHRLGADLVGHS, encoded by the coding sequence ATGTCGGATACTCCTGAGATTATTGCTCTTGTCGGCAGTTACCGCAAGGGCGGGATGAACGATCAGATTGTCGACGCCATTCTTGCCGGTGCACGAGAGCGTGGTGCCCGGATACGTAAAATATATCTTTCAGACCGCGAGATATCCTTTTGCTCCAACTGTCGAAGCTGTACACAGAGAGAGGGGCGGGAGAGGGGGATTTGCGTGATTGACGACGGGATGGAGAAACTGCTTCAGGAAGCAGAGCATGCCAATGGGCTTATTCTGGCATCGCCGGTCAATGCAGGGACGGTCACTGCGGTGATGAAGCGCTTTATTGAGCGTTTGATCGGCTACACCTGGTGGCCATGGGGCGCAGCGGCGCCAAAGGTGCGTCGCGCTGAGAGGACGCGCCATGCCGTTCTTGTTGTTACCTCAGCGGCACCTTCGATTATGGCCCGTTTGGGAGGGTCGGCAAAAGCCCTGGCAGAGCTGAAGGGTGCAGCGCGTTTGCTTGGTGCAGCGGTTAGTGGTGTTCTCTGGGTAGGGCTGGCAGCCAGAAGTGAGCATCAGCAGATTAGCAGGAGGGCTGTGCAGAAGGCGCATCGTCTCGGAGCCGATCTCGTTGGCCATTCCTGA
- the folP gene encoding dihydropteroate synthase, which translates to MQQEPRIQRLLSCRGHVLDFRKKPCVMGILNTTPDSFYDGGRHRDKALHHALSMISYGADIIDIGGESTRPGAEAVSAEEEIRRTAPLIRELKKHTSIPISIDTWKAEVAEEALQCGASIVNDISGFTFDEALPDVCKKYQAAVILMHTTDRPDQMQWSTETGGAERDIVALVKTALEASVANAKAHGIDQVVIDPGFGFGKSVRENFILLKRLHEFHSLGLPVLAGLSRKSFLGHAVQTHNAPLPSADDRLAATVSANTIALFNGADILRVHDVSEAVATAAIIKAVGNA; encoded by the coding sequence ATGCAGCAGGAACCAAGAATTCAACGCCTTCTTTCATGCAGGGGGCATGTACTCGATTTCCGTAAAAAACCCTGCGTCATGGGTATTCTGAATACGACCCCTGACTCATTTTATGACGGCGGTCGCCACCGGGACAAAGCGCTGCATCATGCGCTCTCGATGATCAGCTATGGCGCAGATATTATCGATATTGGCGGGGAATCAACCCGGCCGGGCGCTGAGGCGGTTTCTGCAGAAGAAGAAATCCGCCGGACAGCACCCCTGATCAGGGAGTTGAAAAAACACACCTCCATTCCAATCTCCATCGACACATGGAAGGCTGAGGTTGCCGAAGAAGCGCTTCAATGCGGTGCATCTATCGTCAATGATATTTCAGGGTTCACCTTTGATGAAGCGCTGCCCGATGTCTGCAAAAAATACCAGGCGGCAGTCATTCTCATGCACACCACCGATAGACCGGACCAGATGCAGTGGAGCACCGAAACAGGCGGGGCTGAGCGCGATATCGTCGCTCTCGTCAAAACAGCGCTTGAAGCATCTGTAGCCAATGCAAAAGCACACGGCATAGACCAGGTCGTCATTGACCCCGGTTTCGGCTTTGGCAAAAGCGTCAGGGAAAACTTTATCCTGCTCAAACGCCTGCATGAATTTCACTCCCTCGGATTGCCCGTGCTGGCTGGTTTATCAAGAAAGTCCTTTCTCGGTCATGCCGTTCAAACACACAACGCTCCATTACCTTCCGCTGATGATCGCCTTGCGGCGACAGTGAGCGCCAATACCATCGCCCTCTTCAATGGTGCTGATATTCTGAGAGTTCATGATGTCAGCGAAGCTGTTGCAACAGCAGCCATCATCAAAGCGGTCGGAAACGCATGA
- a CDS encoding HAD family hydrolase: MIEVVLWDNDGLLIDSEAVFFDLTRQVFAGAGYDLSAHYWGIEYLGKARRTREVAEEFGMASRLIDEVIELRDQRFFEALQRPLPLRPGVRDTLDSLRGKVRHGLVTGSPRDKVDLMHHHSGLKGYFDVIVTCDDVTQTKPHPEPYRKAMERFGLDPARCLAVEDSERGLASAHAAGISCIVVPNPLTRIQQFKDAYAVEEEVSGVMKYLG; this comes from the coding sequence ATGATTGAAGTGGTTTTATGGGATAATGACGGTCTTCTGATCGACAGTGAAGCGGTGTTTTTTGATCTTACCCGTCAGGTGTTCGCCGGAGCCGGGTATGATCTCAGTGCTCACTACTGGGGAATTGAATATCTGGGTAAGGCCAGGCGCACCAGGGAGGTTGCCGAGGAGTTCGGCATGGCCTCCCGGCTGATCGATGAGGTTATCGAACTGCGTGATCAGCGGTTTTTTGAGGCGCTTCAGCGGCCGTTACCGCTTCGCCCGGGTGTTCGCGATACGCTTGATTCCCTCAGGGGAAAGGTGCGGCACGGGCTCGTGACCGGCAGTCCACGCGATAAAGTTGATCTGATGCATCACCACAGTGGTCTTAAAGGCTATTTCGACGTGATTGTGACCTGTGATGACGTCACACAAACAAAACCGCACCCCGAACCATACAGAAAGGCGATGGAGCGTTTCGGACTCGATCCTGCACGCTGCCTTGCCGTTGAGGATTCAGAGCGGGGACTCGCTTCTGCCCATGCTGCGGGGATCAGCTGTATTGTCGTGCCGAACCCGTTGACCCGCATTCAGCAGTTTAAAGATGCCTATGCGGTCGAAGAAGAGGTTTCAGGGGTGATGAAGTATCTTGGATGA
- a CDS encoding heme-binding domain-containing protein: MNIGKLLGGAIVLLILIQLVPYGRDHSNPPVTGEPVWNSERTQELFSRSCRDCHSNETVWPWYTHIAPASWLAQFDVEHGREKFNVSEWGRPGKNEGDEAAEEVRSGKMPPFFYFPLHPEAKLSETERQELVDGLIATFGEEHGHDNEEKE; encoded by the coding sequence ATGAACATCGGTAAACTGCTTGGAGGCGCCATTGTCCTCCTCATTCTCATTCAGCTGGTCCCATACGGAAGAGACCACAGCAATCCGCCCGTTACGGGTGAACCGGTATGGAACAGCGAAAGAACACAAGAGCTCTTTTCAAGATCGTGCCGTGACTGCCACTCCAATGAAACCGTCTGGCCGTGGTATACACATATAGCCCCTGCATCGTGGCTCGCACAGTTCGATGTGGAACACGGGCGGGAGAAATTCAATGTTTCTGAGTGGGGACGGCCTGGAAAAAACGAAGGTGATGAGGCTGCCGAAGAAGTACGGAGCGGGAAAATGCCCCCGTTTTTCTACTTTCCCCTCCATCCCGAGGCAAAGCTGAGCGAAACAGAACGTCAGGAACTGGTTGACGGACTGATAGCGACCTTCGGTGAAGAACATGGCCACGACAATGAAGAAAAGGAATAA
- a CDS encoding site-2 protease family protein: protein MRDNPSTRREILAEQNYLLHITLLCITLLTTLWAGAFWTGHQVRIDSLVNFFKDLSYGKEYAAALLIFLGVHEFGHFFAALSHRIRTTLPYFIPVPPMPFLLNLGTLGAVIRIKEKIPDTKSLFDTGVSGPLSGFIIALGLLIYGFTHLPPIDYIYAIHPEYRSLGGIPATAPAETLFLGKNLLYILLEEIIRPSQLPPMTEMYHYPFLFAGWLGCFVTALNLLPVGQLDGGHITYAMFGKKGHLLTARIFLFFIIVLGLPSFLFIITELILPQQGQLLAPWLIEWSWPGWILWAFILYKVIGVEHPATQIKQPLSTKRTLLGWIAIAIFILCFTPVPFGVI from the coding sequence ATGAGAGACAACCCCTCCACCAGGCGGGAAATACTTGCAGAACAGAACTATCTTCTTCATATCACGCTCCTCTGCATCACGCTGCTGACGACCCTCTGGGCAGGAGCATTCTGGACAGGCCACCAGGTCCGCATTGACAGCCTCGTCAACTTTTTCAAAGACCTCTCCTATGGGAAAGAATACGCGGCAGCGCTGCTGATCTTTCTGGGAGTTCATGAATTCGGACATTTTTTCGCTGCGCTCTCTCACCGTATACGCACAACGCTGCCCTATTTCATACCCGTCCCTCCCATGCCGTTTCTGCTCAACCTCGGCACACTTGGCGCCGTTATCAGAATCAAAGAGAAAATCCCTGACACAAAATCCCTGTTCGACACCGGAGTCAGCGGACCTCTCAGCGGATTTATCATTGCGCTTGGCCTGCTCATCTATGGATTCACCCATCTCCCGCCGATCGATTATATCTATGCCATCCACCCCGAATACCGGTCCCTGGGCGGTATTCCTGCAACAGCTCCTGCAGAAACGCTCTTTCTGGGCAAAAACCTGCTCTATATTCTTCTCGAAGAGATCATCCGCCCATCACAGCTGCCTCCGATGACGGAAATGTATCACTACCCGTTTCTCTTTGCCGGTTGGCTTGGCTGTTTTGTGACCGCGCTGAACCTTCTTCCTGTCGGTCAGCTGGATGGAGGGCATATCACCTATGCAATGTTCGGAAAAAAAGGCCATCTGCTCACCGCACGCATATTCCTCTTCTTCATCATTGTTCTCGGTCTCCCCTCTTTTCTCTTTATCATAACCGAACTTATTCTGCCTCAACAAGGCCAACTGTTGGCGCCATGGCTCATCGAATGGTCCTGGCCGGGCTGGATACTCTGGGCCTTCATACTGTACAAAGTGATCGGGGTTGAACACCCCGCGACACAGATAAAGCAGCCCCTTTCAACCAAAAGAACTCTCCTCGGCTGGATCGCCATCGCCATATTCATACTCTGTTTTACTCCCGTTCCATTCGGGGTAATCTGA
- the hcp gene encoding hydroxylamine reductase, which produces MGMYCDQCQESVKGTGCITRGVCGKSDVTAKLQDTLVYALEGVALCAEASGNKLDPDHGRFLSQALFITVTNTNFDDDAIVDKIFEALALRDELRSQLTDTLPYDAVNWLGESKEDFVRKAETAGIRALSHNDDLRALKSLALYGLKGLAAYADHAEVLGYVDHAIYDFYVTALAALAKDLDGDHLTALVMETGSIAVKAMALLDKANTETYGNPVVTTVKTGVGSRPGILISGHDLKDMDELLKQTEGSGVDVYTHCEMLPAHYYPAFQKYSHCIGNYGSSWWSQDKEFESFNGPILMTTNCIVPVRESYRNRMFTTGNAGYEGVQHISGGENGSVKDFSALVELAKTCQPPVELENGEIVGGFAHNQVVALADKVVDAVKSGAIKRFVVMAGCDGRHKSRQYYTDVAEALSEETVILTAGCAKYRYNKLQLGDIGGIPRVLDAGQCNDSYSLAVIALKLKEVFGLDDINDLPISYDIAWYEQKAVAVLLALLSLGVKGIRLGPTLPEFLTPAVVSVLVDKFDIKPIGTVQDDVLAMMAGQ; this is translated from the coding sequence ATGGGCATGTATTGTGATCAATGTCAGGAAAGTGTGAAAGGGACGGGATGTATTACCCGGGGGGTATGCGGCAAGAGTGATGTGACAGCGAAGCTTCAGGATACGCTTGTCTATGCTCTCGAAGGGGTTGCTCTCTGCGCTGAGGCCTCAGGCAATAAACTGGATCCCGATCACGGGCGATTTTTGAGCCAGGCTCTGTTTATAACGGTAACCAACACCAATTTCGATGACGATGCTATTGTCGATAAGATTTTTGAAGCGCTTGCTCTGCGCGATGAACTTCGGAGTCAGCTGACCGATACGCTGCCGTACGATGCCGTAAACTGGTTGGGTGAGAGCAAAGAGGATTTTGTGAGGAAAGCAGAAACTGCGGGTATTAGGGCATTAAGTCATAATGATGATTTGCGCGCTCTCAAAAGTCTTGCGCTCTATGGCCTCAAAGGGCTTGCCGCCTATGCAGATCATGCCGAAGTGCTCGGCTATGTCGATCATGCGATCTATGATTTTTACGTGACCGCCCTGGCCGCTCTTGCCAAAGATCTGGATGGAGATCACCTTACAGCTCTTGTAATGGAAACCGGTTCCATCGCTGTCAAAGCGATGGCTCTGCTCGACAAGGCAAATACTGAAACCTATGGCAATCCTGTCGTGACAACGGTGAAGACCGGTGTTGGCAGCCGTCCCGGAATCCTTATTTCCGGCCATGATCTCAAGGATATGGACGAGTTGCTCAAGCAGACCGAGGGGAGCGGTGTCGATGTCTATACCCACTGCGAGATGCTTCCTGCGCATTACTATCCCGCATTCCAGAAATATTCCCATTGTATCGGCAATTACGGCAGTTCATGGTGGTCTCAGGATAAAGAGTTCGAGTCTTTTAACGGTCCGATCCTTATGACGACCAACTGTATCGTTCCGGTCCGGGAGTCCTATCGCAACCGCATGTTTACGACAGGCAATGCTGGTTACGAGGGCGTTCAGCACATTTCGGGCGGAGAAAACGGGTCGGTCAAGGACTTTTCCGCTCTTGTGGAGCTGGCGAAAACATGCCAGCCGCCTGTTGAGCTTGAAAACGGAGAGATTGTCGGCGGATTTGCCCACAATCAGGTTGTCGCTCTTGCCGACAAGGTTGTCGATGCGGTCAAGTCAGGAGCGATCAAGCGTTTCGTCGTCATGGCTGGATGTGATGGGCGCCATAAGAGCAGGCAGTATTATACCGATGTTGCTGAAGCGCTTTCGGAAGAGACGGTGATTCTTACCGCCGGGTGTGCAAAATACCGCTACAACAAGCTTCAGCTTGGTGATATCGGCGGTATTCCACGAGTGCTCGATGCCGGTCAGTGCAACGACTCCTACTCGCTTGCGGTCATCGCATTGAAGCTCAAAGAGGTTTTCGGACTCGACGACATCAATGATCTGCCGATATCCTATGATATTGCCTGGTATGAGCAGAAAGCTGTGGCGGTGCTTCTTGCGCTGTTGTCTCTGGGTGTCAAGGGGATCCGTCTCGGACCGACGCTTCCCGAGTTTCTTACTCCGGCTGTTGTCTCTGTGCTTGTTGATAAATTTGATATTAAACCTATCGGAACGGTTCAGGACGATGTGCTTGCGATGATGGCCGGTCAGTGA
- a CDS encoding esterase-like activity of phytase family protein, translated as MKQLFSQFSLVVTMMFFFGCAASHTAARSEKTSFAQGISGLVRIDSSRYLAVHDALSFEDGPRVSLLRVSSSAGPIIVPVTIDDWMDRDGRSSDLESLCAIPSRPNEFLMAESGRWEGRFGRLFHIRFDPATHRAAVLGVARLPNLCDNNPEQVGDQYEGMACLDDGSGSVVLILGERGGSARYPSGVLRWVTFDLRTHTLLSTQDGLHGIRVDAPGGWPDHRKNRDISDLFVASDGSLWASAAWDSGDAGPFSSLVYRIGYLRQNSPVPVVVNRRLHVWRTCDGIKVEGVAAPPSVLHGAVISVGSDDEHYGGVWRPLR; from the coding sequence ATGAAACAGTTATTCAGCCAGTTCTCTCTTGTTGTGACCATGATGTTTTTTTTCGGATGTGCAGCTTCGCATACGGCAGCACGTTCAGAAAAAACCTCTTTTGCCCAGGGTATCAGCGGTCTGGTCCGGATTGATTCATCCCGTTATCTGGCCGTGCATGATGCGCTCTCTTTTGAGGATGGTCCACGAGTATCTCTCTTGAGGGTTTCTTCATCAGCCGGTCCGATCATCGTCCCCGTTACGATTGATGACTGGATGGACCGCGACGGCCGTTCAAGCGATCTTGAGTCGCTGTGTGCGATCCCTTCAAGACCCAATGAGTTTCTTATGGCGGAATCTGGACGCTGGGAAGGTCGTTTCGGCCGATTGTTTCATATCAGGTTTGATCCTGCGACACATCGTGCAGCTGTTCTCGGTGTTGCAAGGCTTCCGAATCTCTGTGATAACAACCCTGAACAGGTTGGAGACCAGTACGAAGGCATGGCCTGTCTTGACGACGGCAGCGGAAGTGTTGTGCTTATTCTTGGTGAACGTGGCGGTTCTGCGCGTTACCCCTCCGGAGTGCTTCGCTGGGTAACGTTCGATCTTCGGACCCATACCCTGTTATCGACTCAGGACGGGCTTCACGGTATCCGTGTCGATGCTCCTGGCGGTTGGCCGGATCATCGTAAAAACCGGGATATTTCAGATCTGTTTGTCGCCTCGGACGGTTCGCTCTGGGCCTCGGCGGCCTGGGATTCGGGTGATGCCGGTCCGTTCAGTTCTCTGGTCTACCGTATCGGATATCTCAGGCAAAACAGTCCTGTCCCTGTTGTCGTCAACAGGCGGCTTCATGTCTGGAGGACGTGTGACGGGATAAAGGTGGAAGGAGTTGCCGCCCCCCCTTCAGTTCTGCATGGTGCTGTGATCTCTGTTGGTAGTGATGATGAACACTATGGCGGTGTCTGGCGTCCGCTTCGATGA
- a CDS encoding alpha/beta hydrolase, translating into MKKSRSGAIIFCVLSLLLFNGCSSGKEALEQFSGRRVQLFFATDRNDTGRAEPDSRFGSERDSLHYGTTVISFPADHRIGQLESALLADDALEHVLLKEVNSMSEERFFGLLTQSVNAYDKQELLVFVHGFNMSFAKASRRFGQIVSDLGYRGCPVYFSWPSRGAINRYAADKTCVEWSTLNLECFLEQLAVRSGSRKIILTAHSMGGRALTYAFSSLLQRRPDLADRFGALLLYAPDIDSGVFRRDIAPVLSASGVQVTLYVSGRDRALKVSRRLNGYERVGYVEDRPLIENGVETIDVGNVKAGFSGHSYYHQSRPVLSDMFYLINEGLPADQRFSLEPVDTSDGRYWRFRR; encoded by the coding sequence ATGAAAAAATCCCGTTCAGGAGCGATAATCTTCTGTGTTCTCAGCCTGTTATTATTCAACGGCTGCTCTTCCGGCAAAGAGGCGCTTGAACAGTTTTCAGGTCGCAGGGTTCAGCTGTTTTTTGCTACGGATCGCAACGATACAGGACGTGCGGAGCCCGATTCACGTTTCGGGAGTGAGCGCGATTCACTGCACTATGGAACCACAGTAATCTCTTTTCCTGCCGATCACAGGATTGGGCAGCTTGAATCAGCATTACTGGCCGATGATGCACTTGAACATGTGCTGCTCAAGGAGGTGAACAGTATGTCGGAGGAGCGTTTTTTTGGTCTTCTCACCCAGTCGGTCAACGCTTATGACAAGCAGGAATTGCTTGTGTTTGTGCACGGCTTTAATATGAGCTTTGCAAAGGCTTCTCGTCGTTTCGGACAGATAGTTTCAGATCTTGGCTACAGGGGATGTCCTGTCTACTTCAGCTGGCCCTCAAGGGGGGCGATCAACAGGTATGCGGCAGATAAAACCTGTGTCGAGTGGTCTACGCTGAACCTGGAGTGTTTTCTCGAACAGCTTGCAGTGCGTTCGGGCTCCCGGAAGATCATCCTGACTGCGCACAGTATGGGAGGCAGGGCTCTGACCTATGCATTCAGCTCACTTCTGCAGCGGCGGCCGGATCTTGCAGATCGTTTCGGAGCTCTGCTGCTCTATGCGCCGGATATCGACAGCGGTGTTTTCAGGCGTGATATAGCGCCGGTCCTTTCAGCTTCGGGTGTACAGGTTACACTCTATGTTTCCGGCAGAGATCGGGCGCTGAAGGTATCAAGGCGTCTTAATGGCTATGAGCGGGTGGGTTATGTGGAGGACCGTCCGCTGATTGAGAACGGGGTAGAAACCATTGACGTGGGTAATGTGAAGGCAGGATTTTCAGGCCACTCCTACTATCATCAATCACGGCCTGTGCTTTCTGATATGTTCTACCTTATCAATGAAGGGTTGCCGGCTGACCAGCGTTTTTCTCTTGAACCGGTCGATACTTCAGATGGCCGTTACTGGCGGTTCAGGCGGTGA
- a CDS encoding SO_0444 family Cu/Zn efflux transporter, with translation MESVLDRLPGVLSASWGVLLESAPFMLLGFFFAGLLKAFLPDSFITGHLGGRSIGGIVKASLLGIPLPLCSCGVLPAAAGLKKQGAGKGAVTSFLISTPETGIDSIAVTWSLLDPLMTVVRPVVSFVTAVAAGIAVSLSERDHKHELSEEDEDGQAKPSTSTCCCSSRSSQAGKSSFRDKFSGGMRFAFHDLLGDIGKWFLFGVLLSGVISVFIDAAFLERYLSNEYLSMLVMLIIAVPLYVCATASTPIAAALALKGIAPGAVLVFLLAGPATNVASFSVVASMIGRKAALIYLAVIITMSCIAGLLVNQLYVMSGMDISRWLVGQQAHEPGILSSGAAMLLLALIGASFFDRKKA, from the coding sequence ATGGAATCTGTACTCGATCGTCTGCCTGGTGTACTGTCCGCTTCGTGGGGGGTGCTTCTTGAATCAGCTCCATTTATGCTGCTGGGTTTTTTCTTCGCAGGTCTGCTCAAGGCGTTTCTTCCCGATTCCTTCATTACTGGCCATCTTGGTGGCCGCAGCATAGGAGGCATTGTCAAGGCGTCTCTACTCGGTATTCCTCTTCCCCTCTGCAGTTGCGGAGTGCTGCCTGCTGCTGCGGGGTTGAAAAAGCAGGGCGCAGGGAAGGGGGCTGTAACCTCGTTTCTTATTTCAACCCCTGAGACAGGAATAGACTCCATTGCTGTGACCTGGTCGCTCCTTGATCCATTGATGACGGTTGTCAGACCGGTCGTCTCCTTTGTTACTGCTGTTGCAGCAGGTATAGCTGTCTCATTGAGCGAGCGGGATCATAAGCATGAGCTTTCTGAAGAAGATGAGGACGGACAGGCGAAGCCTTCGACTTCAACCTGCTGTTGCAGCAGTCGGAGCAGCCAGGCAGGCAAGAGCAGTTTTCGTGACAAGTTCAGTGGCGGGATGCGCTTTGCGTTTCATGATCTCCTGGGCGATATCGGGAAGTGGTTTCTGTTCGGGGTTCTCCTGTCCGGTGTTATTTCCGTTTTTATCGATGCAGCGTTTTTGGAGCGATATTTGAGCAATGAGTATCTCTCCATGCTTGTCATGCTGATTATTGCTGTGCCTCTCTATGTCTGCGCGACCGCTTCTACACCTATAGCTGCAGCCCTTGCTCTTAAAGGGATAGCTCCCGGTGCGGTTCTTGTTTTTCTGCTTGCCGGTCCTGCGACGAATGTCGCTTCGTTTTCCGTGGTTGCTTCGATGATCGGCAGGAAAGCTGCGTTGATCTATCTTGCAGTCATCATAACGATGTCATGTATAGCAGGGTTACTGGTTAATCAGCTCTATGTCATGTCGGGCATGGATATCAGCCGATGGCTTGTCGGGCAGCAGGCTCATGAGCCTGGTATCCTTTCTTCGGGGGCAGCAATGCTGCTGCTTGCACTGATAGGTGCAAGCTTTTTCGACAGGAAAAAAGCCTGA